The Lagopus muta isolate bLagMut1 chromosome 6, bLagMut1 primary, whole genome shotgun sequence sequence ACGTTACAAACTACATGAGGCAAAATCCAGAGCTTGAAGTCCGGATCCCTTCATCTCCATTCTCCTGCCAACATCCCCCCCCTCCTGTCCTTCCAGCAATCATATATTATAAAGGGGTTTTATGATACAAATTTGATAATCTCCCATACACATTGGCACTGTTCTAATTGGAGTTGTAAGCCCATAAAATTCAAactctttgttttcatgaagGCCACAAGGTTTTAAAAGATACTATTGTACCGCCTAAAACCCATAAAATTGTCACTAGGGACTGATTAAACAGTCCTGAATTGAAACAGTGCGGATTTTGTCTAGGTCCTTTTCAACCACAACAATGCTCTTTTCAACTCCCGAGACAAAAGGAGGTTTAAGGAGCGATTCTCTGGGAGATTCTTCTGAGATAACCCCATCCATATGGGAGACAAGGTGGCCAGCAGctgagacaaaaataaataaataaataaataaatgggaagagagggaaggaaaaaagattttggatggcaggaggaaaaataaagtgaggaggggggtgggaataacaacaacagaaagacaGGTGAAACACAGTCTGTATTCCTCTGCGTTCTCCTCGCGCATCCGCAAGCCCGGCCCTGCCCGCATCCCCTCGGCACCTGCCCCTGCACAGGCGCGGCGGCGATGCGCGGGTTGGATGTGGTGCGGGGCCTGGCTGCGGCCTCCTGTCCCGGGGCACATCTGCACCGAGGAATTCCCTTTCGGGAAAACAcgcattaaaaacaaaacaaaacaacacaacaaaactcccccccccccccccaaaaacaaacaaacaaacaaaaaaacaaacaaaaaaacaaacaaccaacaacTCCTGAGTGCCCCTCTGCTTTAACTCGACCACCTTTCCTCGGCGTTTCTAACTCCCAAATATTCCCTCTAGGTTCTTGGTTGCGTCTCCTTTCGAAGAGCTGAAGACAGTCAACAACTCAAACCTCTTTCTCTcgtttttaaagtgttttccGTATTTACAGCTAGCAGTTGAATGATTATTTCCCTCCAATTAATAAAAGCAATAGTTCGATAAAGCGCTTCAAGACGTAATTCTCCAGCTGTTAACATACTTCACTGCTCTGTCGTCCACCCTTCCCCACCATACCTTTGGAACAGCTGCGGGCTAGCGGTCAAGTCCGCTCAATGTCGGCTCTTGCCTTAGCGGCTCGGGAAAGCCCAGCGCTGAGCGTACTGCCGTGGTGCCGGAGCCGTCGAACCGAGCTGAGCCGATGGGAAtcccgccccgcagccctcgGCCCAAGCGAAGGGTGCGGAGCCCGCAACCACAGGCGCCCAGCACCCTCTGGCAAGCTCTATTCGCCGTTCACCATGGCTTGCGTGGGTAACGCAGAGGAACTCGAATGCGAAGGTCCTCTGGAGAGTTCAAGAGAAGTATTTAAGAGCGAGAAACAATCCAAAGTGAAAGATCTAACGGTCAAAAATACACTCCTTATCcgagaaaaaaatattttctgagtaTCATTTTATTAGTCACTGGAAGAATAAGCTATTTTCAAGTAAACTAGGTCGctagtttttattattattttttttaataggaaaccTCTCCGACAGAGCCAGGAGGAGAGGAGCTATCACCGAAGCAGAGCCGTACACGGCTCCGTGCCCCGGGAGCAGATTGCCCCGGCAGTCGCGCTCCGTGCCCGCGTCTCCGTGCCCCGCCCGCCCCGTCCGGGAGCCTTCTTCGAGCCCGTGGCCGGGCGAGCCCTTGCGATGAGTCCTGCCCGGAGGGGGAGGCGCCGCCGTCACCAGCTCCAGGAGACGACGGCGGGATGCGCTAAGTGCTGGTACGCGGGGCAGACGCCGAGGGTAGGCGGGCAGGCCGGGTAGCCCTGCACGGCGAGGGCGGCCTGGGCGCTGCAGCCCGCCAGCGCGCAGCCCAGCTTGGGGCGGGAGGCGGCTGGCGAGGAACTGGCGGGGAAGCTCCGGCAGGGCTCCCCGTCCCTCAGTAGCACCGGCACCGGCATCACCACCCGGCGCAGCAGGGCAGGCGGGCGCGGAGGAGGAGGACTGCCGGGGCCCTCACTCCGTGCCCTTTTCATCTTGTAGCGGTGGTTTTGGAACCAGATTTTCACCTGCGTGGGAGTGAGGCTGAGCAGGCGGGCCAGCTGCTCCCGCTCCGGCGCCGAGAGGTACCGCTGCTGCCGGAACCGGCGCTCTAGCTCCAGTGTTTGAGCTTTGGAGAACAGCACTcgtctcttcttcttcttctcgGTCTCCGAGCCGCGGGCTGGGAGCGACCTCTGCGTGGAGTCGGGCAGGCTCAGCTCCGGGCCGCTCTCGTCGGAAGCTGGGGACAGCGAGGGGTTAGAGAGAGAGGCCGCCGGGCAGAATACGGGCCGCCGAGGCCGAGCGCGTCACCTCCTGCGGGGAGAGCGCGGGGTTTACCGGAACTCAGAGGGTGTGCCGGGCCCAACCTGGGTAAGGGGAGTCGTAGCCACGGGACGGAAAGGGCCGGACCCACGGCACGTCCCCGCAGGCACCCCTTCCTCGCCTTGCGCGGGTGCCAGCAGCGGCACGGGGCTAGCACCGGGCTACCAAATGTGCGCACTTTCCTCCAGCCACGACTACCTTAACGCAGAGCTTATCCCGATGGGGTTTCTGCTTCCGCCTGAAGCAGAGACTCGCCCCCTCACCTCTGTTTAAAAGCATCTGTATCTGCCGCGCAGTTTGGGATAAGTGCCGCAGCGCTGGGCTGAGCGACGGCTGCTCGCCGCGGTGGGAAGCGCGTGGGCATCCACGGCTGCGGCCGCAGCGCTGCATGGCAGCCTGCGTGCTGCCTTCCGCGCTGCGGGGGGATCCGAACCCCTCCAGTACAAACAGGCGGATGGCTGCAACACTGAAACGGGAGGAAGGAATCCGGGAGCGAGGCTAAATGGTAACTGCAAAGAGACGGGAGGATACAGCCCGAGGCTAAGCTTTCTGCCATAGCCTTGCTCACAccgaggggaaaaaaaaaataatcttttctctcACAAGCTCGTGGCTGGGATCCTCCTGCTGCTTGGTCCTTGTAGTTCAATAATATCCTATATAATTCCCAGCCTGGATCCCCCCGGCGCTGCAGGCTACATGCGCTGGCAGTTCGCTTCTTCGCATCTTCCCCAGAAGAACGGGGAACAAACACACGATAGCTGCAAGGAGATGGCGAGTTTCTGTCCGTAGTATACTCACAGGGATAGTGATTTCTGTCCGTCTCTATCCAGCCACGATATGGAGAGCCGCTGTATTTTTCCGCCGAATGCTGGCGGTGGTGGTGGTCAGAAGCTTGCTTCATGCTATGCGCATCCTGTTCTGGTAAATCCAAGATGCTCCTCACTGTAAAACTGATCCTGCCAGATGTGGCCATGGTAGGGTGTGCACACTCCCCAAAAATATCTTCCCGAAGTCCCAAACCCCCTCCCTTAAAGCCTCGAGGAAAGGACTGCGTAGTTACTGGGGAATCTCTCGGCTCGAGAGGAGCCCTTCCATCGCCACTCAACCCCAAATATTAGTGTCGTTTACAGACGTGTCCTGTTTATATAAACAGTCCTCCCCACTGCAAACACTGCCCGCTTTCAAACCGTCCCTGTCTATAGGATGCTAAGTACCTGAATTAGTCAAGTGCTAAAGCCCTAATGGGAGTAGGTGTAACCCCCCTCCCGCCACCCCCATGGGAGAATAACCCGTTACCTCCCAAAGACAGCAGGAAACAGGCTTCATCATTACATATTCTGTCTGATTAGCCAAAAGTGGGGACAGATAATGGTAATTGTTAGCAGTGAATAACATCTTGGGTGGCATGCGGATGACCAACAACCACCCCCCTCCACCCGCCACCAAAGCCACCAGCGTCCCTTCTATCCCCAGACAAAGTGAATCCTCCCAGGACATCCGCAGAGCCTGCCGAGAGCCCCCTCCTAGCTTCTCCTTCTTTATTCTCCCCCCGCTCCCCAACCCCCCTTCTTTTCCCTATCTTTAAACCTGGCAGGAATTTCACTCgctatttgttttattttcccgGGCCGTTCATCgctctctctcttctccagtgGCAGCGTTCCTACCCTCAGCCCCTACCGGGGCTTTCACACCTCCGCGGAAAGGCTGCTGCGTGCGAACGTTCTGGGGACTGTTGTGCTACATCTCCTGTGCATGGTGTGGCtgtaaggttttttttctcGGGAACAGCGATGGGGTGACCGTGGCTGGGTACACAGGGGTAACTCGACACACTTGCTTCATGGGAAGGAGAAGTAGGGGAGATTTTATTAACATCATTTTGCTCTGTGATTAACCCAAAGGCGACGTGTGTAAGGTGTTGCAGTGACTCCAgatgggagagaaggagaaaagctcAGACGCGGCAGCGCCTTTCTTTGTTTATCCACAGCCCCCCTAGCTCTGCTTCACCTGCGGAGAGCCCCAGCACTTGTCCGGATCCGGGGCAGTGGCCGTCGGCTAGATGCAGCCCCAGCGGCACCTCCGTTTCCCCTCGCAGCCTCTCATTGCGGAGCTGCAGTCTGGCTTTGCCTGGCTTCCGTGAGACTCACAAACCGACACAAAGCCACCAAGCCTCGCCAGCCGCTCAAAGGCCGAGCACAGCGCAGGGCTCGCTTCCTAGGCGCATGGCAGGGACCGGGGGACCGACAGCCGCGACCTGTTTCGGCTTCGTCCGGGATGCGCAGCGAGGGGAAGAAACATGGGAGGAGAGGGGACATATGAGCTCTGTCGCTCTTGAACACCGCCCAACTGCACACAATGTGACCCCGTCGGGTAAATTGCGTGAAATCCTGCGCCTCGAAAGAGCAATCTAGAGGCACATGCAGAAATGGCTCTAGCCGGCTGCTTTGTTGGTTCAGATCTCCCTGTCCAAACAGACACCTCTAACCCATTGtgctcagattttatttatcCATCCCCAGCTTCGcccctctgcctcctgcagcccctcccCGCCTGGCTCCGTGCAGCGCTTCGCGAAACAGCTCCACTCCACGGGAAATGGGAGCTGGGCGATAACGGTGGTGAGGGACAAGATTTATATCGCGGAGATCTGTGGCGGAGATGAAAACAGGGCACCGGTCTCCATTTGGCCATCTTCCCGCATATTTTCCTGGGACCGGCCACGCTCCATATAAACCATTCCCAGGCCGAGATTGCCGCAGCCACCTATCAAGCGTGCGGGTGACAGTAGTTATCTTCCTCGCTCCGAGCGCTGCCTCCCAGCCGTCCTGGGTGGTCGAAGCGAGGGGAGCACAAATACATGCCAACTGCTAGGCCGTGAACAAAGGGGAAATGTAGCCCTATGTCCCGGACCTGTTGGAAGCATTTGTTCCAGTCAAGATTTTGCATTTGTTCAGATCTGGAATAATAGGTGATTGACGCCTTCCCACAATGTGCTTTAACTCTCCGGGATAAATCGGAGCTTGTTCCTTGTTGTCATGGTTTTCAATAGGGTTCAATGGGATTGAACCACTATCGACTCTGCTTTACGTCTCCGGCAGCCCCGTCCATACAAATTTATTAGTTAtgtctttttaaataagattaaATAGAAGCGACGTGGCCGCGCTCCGCCGAGCTGCTCCTCCCGCACCGCTGTGGCCCCCGGGCGCGGCTCCCGGTGTGTGACTCCCCGTGTCGCACCCGCGTCGCCCGGGGGGGCTCGGTCCTGTCGCCCCGCCTGGCAGAACCGCGCTTACCTGCGGGCAGCGCACTGCCGCCCGCTTCCGGCCGCCCCGAAAGCAAAGGAGTCCGCAACGTGCTTATTAATAACTTGACCCCGCGGGCAAACACTTGCTGAGTGCCTGTGCTTGGAGCTGGATGCCGGGGGGGGCGGCAGGGGAGGGGCGGGCCGGGGGCTCGGAGCCGCAGAGCTGTACAGTACCGCGGTGGCTCTTACAAGGAGTTTGCTAAGGACTCTCCAAAGAAAGTGCAAAAactctgcaaggaaaaaaagtgggGATGAGAGAAAGAGAGTCTACTTCAGTGACCTCTCTTAGCCTTTTAATCTATTTAACATCCTAAGCCCACACTGATGTGTAGAAATAAGTAAATGGTACTCTTCAAGCCTTAAGAGCTCTTCAGCATCAAATATTTGCACTTACTCTTAGAGTTTTTCTCAAATAGCACAAGACACATTCTCCCTGGACGAGCCGAGCTAACTAAATATACCTACGCATTGTTATCTGCGGGAAATAGTTCCCTTCAAAGGGAGAACGCAAGAACCTGAAATGTTTCATGTCTTGTTTTGCTTGGGACTGACTCCGTACTTGCCAGCCCCGGCTGCCCAACCCCATTTCGGGCTCTGCGGGTTCACGTTTCATCCCTTCGAGGGACGCTCTGACCGTGGGGACTCCCGGGGGCCGCAGCTTTTGACAGACGGCGCGCACGAGGATGAAGCCGGGATGGGCAGCGCCGGCTGCGCACCCCACGCGTGGGCCCGCGGAGGAGAGCTGCGCGTGCCCGTCCTTGCTAATTTCCCAGCCGCACTGTGCATCCCAGAGAATGTCCCCTCTTCGTAGaggataaaggaaagaaaaaagattctaaatcaataatatttatttgttacCACGTTTTTCACAGCGCGCTTTTCATCCCTCCCTGCCGCCAAGCGTGTTTGTTTGAGGCTCAagagaaacacagcaggaacagcagcGTTCTCCAGTCCGAGACGTGGCCCGGCCAGGCCCTTTTAAGGATATCCCGGAGCTCGCTCTGAccttccccattcccctcaGGGCTCTGCCGGGCTATAAACATCTGAGAAAACAGGAGCTTCccccgttttttttttttttttttttttttttttttttttgtttgtttgtttgtctgtttgtttgttttatttttgtttgcttgtttgttttgaatggGTTCATCTGTTGTGCTCAGTGGAGGATTCCAAAGCAGATTGATTAAACCGATATATGCGGGATGCTCAAATGCAATcagagagaagagggaaaaaatagataaaagtATTTACGCCAATGAAAGCAGCATTCTGTTGATGGTGGATGCAGTCGTAGCTTTATGGAGGAGCCCTCCATAGCGCTTAGCAGACGGCTGCGGGGCAGCACCAGCGCCCAGGGGAGGAGGATGGGGGCcgcccaggctgtgctgcggATGCGTGCGTTTCAGCCGCGGAAGCTGCCGGAGCAGCGCACCTCGGCGGTCTCACAGCCACGGGCCGTTGACGTCTGGGAAATGAGGCATGGAAAGTGAGCGACTTGACAAATACCACAACAACACTTGGCAAATGAAACCTTGGCCTagagttttctttctctagaTACtggattttaatatttcaatcTGTATTTCAATCAACGTCCATATGAGAGGATTCAAAACTCACTACTTTGGttttactgaaaggaaaacCTGATCTCACAGAATTCAATGGAAACTGTAGAATTTAAAATTCGAAATTAGAACAGGAAAAATGCTGTCCTTCCATAAAATCctttacttcattttctaataatgaaaattttcatAGCTCGGAAGTTTTCTTTTGTAAGTGCCTGCAAATAATGTCTTTCCCATCAGCTTTAACTTTGAATCTTACCATAAACTCTTGTATTTTAGCTTTGCAATCTACATTCTTTACAGTATATTTTATGATTAGAGCAATATTGTGGAAGGAGTGTAATATTATCTACAGGAAGGATTGGTTTCTATTTATATATTGTATTTGTCCCTCTTCCCCAGAAGAATAATGTCAGTTACTTTTGGCCATaggtttttctgctttttaatacGTCCTAgaaatccactttttttttcattacttttaaaaaattttttatttttttcccccagcttcgttatttcttcttttcattacCATTCCCCAGCCTAAATACAATGAACTCAACCAAAAAcctcaagattttttttcatttaatggtTACTCTGAAGCCTCTAATTCTCTGGTGCACCACCTTGTACTCCACCTAAATCATGTCTCTGCTATCAGTTTCCATTTGGTTTTGCAGAGCTTattaatcaaaaataaataataattattacatccaatacattaaaaacatgTTATCCAAGGCTTACACTTTCTCCGAAGCCCtcaattttctgttctgcatttaaACAAGAGGCATTACTCCTCGGAAGAGGGATTATCCGCAGCAGTGGACAGAGCTTTTCATTTGCTCCATGTGATCATCCCGGAGgaattattttgcaaatggaCCACAAGCAAAGCAGACAGGGACAAACTCTCCCTGCCCTCCCTTGGATTGGGATGAGCTTGTGCTGTGCCTAGGTGGTGTGTCCTCACAATACAAGGAAGTAGAGTGGGGCTGTCACTTGCCCTGGCTTCCCTCTCCTCGGGGTGCCTGGGCCTCAGATCttgggagaggctgagggaacagTTCTCCTGCCAGCACACTGCCCTTGGGCAAGCAGGGAACACCTCCCAAGGTTACCTgggtggcacagcagcagcagtcccaCTGATACCATTCCTCTCCATTTTTATCTCACTGCTGGGGCAGGGGCAGGCTCCAGGTGAAGGGCAAAAGACTTGCTCCCAAGTTCTGCGCCCACTGCCAAAGTTGGAGCACACAGGTTCCTTTCTCCAGGGCAAGATGTCCATGCTCATGGTGAAGGAGGCATCTCTGGAATGCAGAGTAACAATGGCCTTGAAAGGGACAGGTCTACAGCAGAGGCTGCATTTTGTGCTTTGAACAGCTTATAAAGGTATATATTGTTCTTCAGTGTATGACTTTGGTTTGGACTGATAtttattcattacattttaaagtaataaataaattctaACAAGTATTCTCCATTGgttaaatgcaattaaattcGAATACAAAATCTCTATGAGAATAAAATCAACAGCCAAAATTATGaattttagaaagttctctttGTCACTTTCATAGGATATGATTTCCTTCCTCTGTGCCTTGCTGGGTCGCGCAGAGACACCAGTGCTTTGGCTGGTACCTGCTGGCTGGCTGCCACTCACATGTGCTGACTGCCGCCAGCCTGCTGCCAAGCCAAATGTTTGCCTTCCTCCCCTTAGTCAGCCAATAACTCAGGCTTTCTCTCAAGCCATTGTGTTTCTCTGAACTCCTGCAATCATAATTGGTTTTGAGACTCCTGTCTATTGATTGAATTTGTTTGaggctgccttttttttccctatgggTGCCACACAAGGACTGTCTGTGCCAGCAGCCCCCATTCTGTTCTCTTGGTGGGTGGGAGTTTACTGAGGAGGCGCTTTCAGTTTGTAACACTAGAAACTGGATTTTATGTTTGACTGCATATGGGTCAGACCAAATGTCCCCATTTACAAATGTGGCTTGAAATCTGCATTTGAGTTTCTCAGCTTTGCCCTGACTTGATattgagctgctttttttttgtccctacAGATGTATGTAATGAAGAGAATTATTTCAGGTTTGTGCAGCAAGGAGCCAAGGTTTATTTTTGCATACAAAAATTTCTCAGGCTAAGATTCA is a genomic window containing:
- the NKX2-8 gene encoding homeobox protein Nkx-2.8 — translated: MATSGRISFTVRSILDLPEQDAHSMKQASDHHHRQHSAEKYSGSPYRGWIETDRNHYPCEYTTDRNSPSPCSYRVFVPRSSGEDAKKRTASACSLQRRGDPGWELYRILLNYKDQAAGGSQPRASSDESGPELSLPDSTQRSLPARGSETEKKKKRRVLFSKAQTLELERRFRQQRYLSAPEREQLARLLSLTPTQVKIWFQNHRYKMKRARSEGPGSPPPPRPPALLRRVVMPVPVLLRDGEPCRSFPASSSPAASRPKLGCALAGCSAQAALAVQGYPACPPTLGVCPAYQHLAHPAVVSWSW